The genomic interval ACACTTCTTGGTCTGAGGCAAATACAATTTACCACAGTCATATTCATGTAGGTGTTGCTGTAGCTGTAGATGATGGTTTATTAGTACCTGTAATTAAACATACAGACGGATTGAGTTTAACTCAAATTGGTGCTGGTGTTAGAGATTTAGCAGGAAAAGCTAGAAATAAAAAATTAACTCCAGCAGAAATGCAAGGAAGTACTTTTACAGTTTCTAACTTAGGTATGTTTGGTATTGGTAGTTTTAACTCTATTATCAACCAACCTAACTCAGCAATTTTATCTGTTGGTGCAATTGTACAAAAACCAGTTGTAAAAGACGGACAAATAGTTGTAGGTAATACAATGAATTTGACTTTAACATCAGATCACAGAACTGTAGATGGTGCTGTTGGAGCTCAATTTTTACAAACATTAAAAACATTTATTGAAAACCCGGTTACAATGTTAGCTTAAGGTTTACCTTAAATTTTATAATAAAAACCATTTCAATATTTTTTGAAATGGTTTTTAGTTTTTATAACAATAACAATTATGACAAAAAAAACTACATTATTATTAGTATTCGTATTTGCTTTATTTAACAGCTCCTTTAGTCAGGAAAAAATAAAGGGAAATAGATTAATATCAAAGATAAAAACAGATCTAGCGCCTTTTCATAGTGTGGTTATAAATAATGATTTTAAAGTGGAACTGGCAGTCTCAAATATCTCTTCATCAATAGAGATAGAAACCGATAAAAACCTACACGAGCATATCATTTTTAACGTTACAGATTCTGTTTTAACAATAGCTACTGACAAAAAATTAAAAGCAAAAAAGTTAAATATTTCAGTAAATTATAAAAATGAATTAAAGGAAATAACTTTAAATGATGATGCAGAAATAGAATCTTTAGGTACCATAAAAACATCTTCTATGTTGCTTAAAATAAACGATTATGGAATAGCTGATTTAAAGATAAAATCTGATATTTTTAAGCTCTTTAATAATAATAAATCTCGAATACAATTTAGGTCTAAAAGTAAGTTAGATATAGAAAGTAAAGATGTAGATCTAGATTTAAGTGAATCTTGCAAAGTAGACATGGTTCTTAAAGCAGAAAACTTACACACAAGAATGATTGGTAATTCTGGTTTAAATATTGAAGGAACTGCTAATTTATTTAATGCTATTACATTAGAAAATTCAGCGTTAAATGGAGAAAAATTAAATGTTACTACTTGTACAAGTATTATAAAAGATTCGGCTGCAATTACTGTAAATGCATCAGAAAGTATTACTATAGAAGCATCAGATAAAAGTAAAACAGAAGTATATGGAGAAGCTAAAATTATTTTAACTCAATTTTCTGAGAGCTCTAAACTCTTTAAAAAAGAATTATAATACTTTAATAAAATAAAAATCAAGAAAAAAGCTCGCAATTTGTGAGCTATTTTTATATATTTATTTCTGATGAAAGACTTAGAACAAAAACTAAAAAACCCTGTCTGGTATTCATTAAATGAAACCCACAATACCTCTTTAATAAAGTATGATGGCGTACAATTTTATCAGCCAAATACCTGTTCTTTTGGCTCTTTTTTTGACTCCGGAAAAACAGCAGATGCATTAACAACCCATTCTAAAATTACAGAAAAATTCTTTTTAGTTTCAGAAAAAGACACTCCTACAATAGATGACAAGTATGTAGTTCTTGAGAAAAAAATAAACGGATGCCAGATGGTATTAAAGAACTTGGTAGCTGTAGAAATTACAGAAGATATTGTTTTACTAACACAAGAACACATAGATGAAGTATATGATTTAATTTGGTTAGTAATGCCTGGTTTTTATCAAAAGAAAGGTTTTGAAATGGGGAAATTCTTTGGTATTTTTAAAGAAAATAAACTAGTTGCTATTACAGGACAGCGAATGCAAACTGATGATTTTATTGAAATCAGTTCTGTAGTTACGCATCCAGATTACACTAGAAGAGGATATGCGAAACAACTAATCTGTCATACAACAAAAGAAATTTTAAAAGAAAAAAAACTTCCTATATTGCATACCAATAAAGGAAATACTGCAATTCCACTATATGAGAAGTTAGGTTTTAAATTAAGTAGAGATATGAATTGGTGGTTATTCCGCAGAAAATAATACACCTAATAATTTAACAACATGCCAAAAAAAGGGAAAGGAAAAGCTAAAAATTCCGTTAATAAAGCAAAACACACTAAATTAATGAATCAGAAAATTAATAAGGTGAAATTAGAAAAACAGTTAAATAAAGAACGTTTAAAAGCTATCATTAAAAAAGTGAATGATGCCAAAAAGGATGAAGAATAAAGTAAAATACTTTTTAGGAGCCATAATTTCTGTTCCCTTGCTACCTTTTTTATATTTCCAAGGAAAAAACATTAGAAAAAAGGTCCCAAAACTTCCAGAAGCAAAAGAACCTAAAGGTTTTATAAATGGTCATTTTAATAAAACTCTAAATATACTTTCTATTGGAGAAAGCACTATTGCAGGAGTTGGTGTAGACTATCATAAAAATGGTTTTACAGGTTCGTTATCAAATACACTTTCTATAAATTTAAAAAGGAATATAAATTGGCGCGTATATGCTAGAAGTGGTTATACAGTTGACCAAGTTTGCAAAAAAATTATTCCTAAAATTGAAGAAACATCTACAGATATTATTGTTATAGGAATGGGAGGTAATGATGCTTTTACTTTAAATTCTCCAAAAAAATGGGCTAATTCAATAGAAAACCTCATCAATTTATTACAAAATAGATTTCCAGGTACTCCTCTATTCTTTACAAACATGCCTCCTATTAAAGAATTTCCTGCTTTTACAAAACCAATAAAATTTGTAATTGGTAATTTGGTAGAAATTTTAGGAGAAAGACTTCAAGATGTAACACAAGATAGAAAAAACGTTTTTTACTATAACGAAGTCATCACACTAAAAAAATGGAGTATAAAGCACTCTTTATCAAATAATAATTCTAAAATTTATTTTAGCGATGGCGTCCATCCGTCAGAATTGACGTATAAAGTTTGGGGAGAGGAAATGGGGAATTTTATCACAAAAAAAATCCCAAGTTAAATACTTAGGATTATACATTAAACAATGCTATTTATTATTGGTCTATAGAACCTAAAACGCGTTTCATAAAAGTATTTAACGCTTCCTTTTTGGGTGTGCCTTCTTTTACCATTTTATCAACTTCGAGAGCACCATACATATTAGAAATTAACTCACCAATAACATCTAATTCTTCATCTTTTAAAGACGGAACTTCTGTTAAAGCTTCTAGAGTTTCAATAGTTTCTAGCACATAATCTTGATCGTTTTCTTCGATAAAATTAGTAAGATGTTTAATTACAGGTAATTTCATAATCTAATTAAATTACTTCGTTTACTAAATCTTTCAACACATCAAACTTGTTTGTTTGCGTTTGATTTTTTAAACTACCTCCTTCAAAAGTTGCAAAAGTTGGTAAGTTACTTACATCTGCTAATTTTCTACTTTCAGGAAATTTTTCTGCATCTGCAATCACAAAAGTTACGTTTTCATTTTCTGAAGCTAACTTTTTAAACTTAGGTTTCATAATTCTACAATTTCCACACCATGTAGCAGAATATTGTACAACTACTTTATTGTTTCCGTTTACAATTTCTTGTAAATTATCTTCTGTTAATTCTTGTACCATTTTAATTATGACTTTAAAATTAAGAACTACGGATTATAAAACCCGCAATTCTTAATTTATAATTAGTATTTAGTGAGAAGCTAAATAAGCTGCTGTTCCTTTTGCATCTGGAGACATAGCATCCTTTCCTTCTTCCCAGTTTGCAGGACAAACTTCACCTTTTTCTTGTACATGCGTTAAAGCATCTATTAAACGTAAATATTCACCAACATTTCTACCTAAAGGCATGTTGTTAATACTTTCGTGTTGTACAACACCCTCTTCATCTATAATATAAGTAGCTCTATAAGTTACATTATCTCCTTCTACTTGAATAGTTTGTGTAGCTTCATCAAAAGTTTCGTTAGTGATATCTAAAATACCTAAAATTGATGATAAATTTCTATTACTATCTGCTAAAAGTGGGTATGTAACACCTTCGATTCCTCCATTATCTTTTGCTTGACTTAACCATGCAAAATGAACTTCTGGAGTATCACAAGAAGCACCAATAACAATAGTGTTTCTTTTTTCAAATTCACCTAAAGCTGCTTGAAAAGCGTGTAATTCTGTAGGACATACAAATGTAAAGTCTTTTGGGTACCAGAATAACACTACTTTCTTGTTATTATTAACCGCTTCTTCTAATACATTCACTTTAAATGTATCGCCCATTTCATTCATTGCGTCTACGTTTAAATCTGGGAATTTTTTTCCAACTGCTGTTGCCATTCTATATAAGTTTTATAATTATTAATGTTCTATTTATTACTGATACAAAGATAAAAATAAAGCAAAAAAAAAGATAGTATTTTAATGGTTAGTTTCAATATTACTATAGCTTTTAACTATACACAAACAACAGCTAAATAAATTTTCACTATTAATAAAATTATGTTTATAAAATTCGTATTTTTAAGAACTAACCACCTTAAATAGTTTTTAACTATCCTAAAATAAAAACAATAGATAAAAATTATTTAAAAACATATTGTAGTTTTGTCAAAAATTAAAACATAAAATTTAAAACATATATATAATGGAAAACTTAAAACATAGTTCTGGAGACATTTCACAATGTCCATTTCACGGAGGAAATACAACAAATGAAACTAATAATGATTGGTGGCCAAATTCTTTAAATTTAGATATTTTACACCAGCATGACACAAAAGTAAATCCACTTGGTGAAGAATTTAATTATCATGAAGCTCTTAAAAGCTTAAATGTTCAGGCTTTAAAAGAAGATGTTACCAAACTAATGACAGATAGTCAAGATTGGTGGCCAGCAGATTGGGGACACTATGGAGGATTGATGATTCGTTTGTCATGGCACTCTGCAGGATCTTATAGAGTTAGTGATGGACGTGGTGGTGGTGGAACCGGAAACCAACGTTTTGCTCCTTTAAATTCTTGGCCAGACAATGCTAGTTTAGACAAGGCAAGACGTTTACTTTGGCCAATTAAGAAAAAATATGGAGACAAATTAAGTTGGGCAGATTTAATCATTTTAGCGGGTACTATCGCTTATGAATCTATGGGACTAAAAACCTATGGTTTTGCTTTTGGTAGAACAGATATTTGGCAACCAGAAAAAGATACCTATTGGGGTAATGAAAAAGAATGGTTAGCTCCAAGTGATGAGCGTTATAATGATGTAGAGGACGCTAGCACAATGGAAAACCCATTAGCAGCGGTACAAATGGGATTAATTTACGTAAATCCAGAAGGAGTTAACGGAAAATCTGACCCTGCAAAAACCGCTTTACATATTAGAGAAACTTTTGCTCGTATGGCAATGGACGATGAAGAAACTGCTGCATTAACTGCAGGTGGTCATACAGTTGGAAAAGCACACGGAAATGGTGACGCTAGTATTTTAGGCCCAGAACCAGAGGCTGCTCCTATTGAAAACCAAGGTTTTGGTTGGTCTAATCCTACTGGAACAGGTGTTGGTAGAGACACCGTAACAAGTGGTATAGAGGGTGCATGGACAACTGAACCTACAAAATGGGATAATGGATTTTTCGACCTTTTATTTGGATATGAATGGGAATTAACAAAAAGTCCTGCAGGAGCTACACAATGGGCACCAATCAATATTAAAGAAGAAGACAAGCCTGTAGATGTAGAAGATCCTTCTATTCGTTTGAATCCTATGATGACGGATGCAGATATGGCCATGAAAGTAGATCCTATCTATCGTGAAATCTGTGAGAAATTCAGCAAAGACCACCAATATTTTTCTGAAACTTTTGCACGTGCTTGGTTTAAATTAACACACAGAGATATGGGACCAAAAGTTAGGTATTACGGTCCGGATGTACCTTCTGAAGATTTAATTTGGCAAGATCCAATTCCTATAGGAAAGAAAGAATATGACGTAAACCTTGTTAAAGAAAAAATTTCTAATACCGATTTAACAATTGCAGAATTAGTATCTACCGCTTGGGATAGTGCAAGAACTTATAGAGGTTCTGATATGCGTGGAGGAGCAAATGGTGCTCGTATTCGTTTAGCTCCGCAAAAAGATTGGGCTGGTAATGAACCAGAAAGATTAGCGAAGGTTTTAAATGTTTTAACTCCAATTGCAACAGAATTTGGAATTAGTATTGCCGACACCATTGTTTTAGCGGGTAATGTTGGTGTAGAAAAAGCAATTAAAAATGCTGGTTTTAATACAACTGTTCCTTTTACTACTGGACGTGGAGATGCTACTGATGAAATGACTGATGCAGCTTCTTTTGAACCTTTAGAACCAGTTGCAGACGGATATAGAAACTGGTTAAAACAAGAATATATTGTTAGTCCGGAAGAAATGATGTTAGATAAAACACAGCTTTTAGGTTTAACAGCACCAGAAATGACCATTTTAATTGGAGGAATGAGAGTTTTAGGGACGAACTACGGAGGAACTAAACATGGAGTTTTTACAGATAATGAAGGTGCTTTAACCAATGATTTCTTTGTAAACTTAACAGACATGGGAAATACTTGGAAATCTGTTGGTGAAGGTTTGTATGAAATTAGAGACCGTAAAACAGATGCTTTTAAATGGTCTGCAACAAGTGTAGATTTAGTATTTGGTTCTAATTCTATTTTACGCTCTTATGCAGAAGTTTTTGCACAAGATGATAATAAAGAAAAATTTGTACACGCATTTGTAAAGGCTTGGGCAAAAGTGATGAATGCTGATAGATTTGATGTAAAATAATTAATTAAAAAAAAAGAGCCTGTTCAAAAAGCAAGTTTTTTTGTCAATCTGAATTTATTTCAGATTCTTATGAAGATTGAATTTCAGTAAGTTGAGATACTGAAACAAGTTCAGTATGACAAGATTTAATACTTTTTGAACAGCTTCTTTTAATAAACACAGTACTTATGAATATTTTAAATACTTTTTTTGATGCAATTCAATCTGTAAATATCAATGTTATAGAAACACTATTAAAAAGGTTTCCAAAACTAGCAAACGCACAAGATAAAAGAGGTTTTACACCTTTAGTTTTTGCTACTTATTTTGATAAAATAGAAATTGCAGAAACTTTAATAAAACACAATGCAAATGTAAATCATAAAGATGCTAAAGGAAACACCGCTTTATTAGGTGTCGCTTTTAAAGGCAATGTAGATATTGCAAAACTTCTTTTAAAGAATAACGCAAATATCAATGCGCAAAACAACCTTGGTTACACTCCTTTAATTTTTGCAACTATATATAATCAACCTAAGATGGTGGCATTTTTATTAGAACAAAACGCAGATTTATCCCTTAAAGATAAAGAAAACAAATCTGCCTTAGATACTGCAAAAGCTAAAGATTTTACAGAAATTATTAGCTTACTAGAAACTCAAGAAGCTACTTACTTGCAAACATTTTAATATCGTTTGCAGAGACTTCTTTTTCTCCTAAAATAATTAAACGTTCTACAACATTTCTTAATTCACGGATGTTTCCCGTCCAATCATATTCTTGTAACAATTTTATTGCATCAGATGAAAATGATTTTTTAGGCGTTCCTTGTTCTACAGATATTTTACCCGTAAAGAAATCTACCAATAACGGAATGTCTTCTCTTCGATCATTTAAAGACGGAACTTGAATTAAAATAACCGCTAACCTGTGATATAAATCTTCTCTAAATCGACCTTCCTCTATTTCTACTTTAAGATTTTTATTAGTTGCAGCAACAATTCTAACATTAACTTTGATATCTCTATCCGAACCAACACGCTGAATTTTATTTTCTTGTAAAGCACGCAAAACTTTTGCTTGTGCAGACAAGCTCATGTCTCCTATTTCATCTAAAAAAATAGTACCTCCGTTTGCAGCTTCAAATTTACCTGCTCTGTCTTTATTTGCACCAGTAAAAGAACCTTTTACGTGACCAAATAACTCGCTTTCTATTAATTCTGAAGGAATTGCAGCACAGTTTACCTCAATTAAAGAACCTTTAGATCTATCTGATTTTTCGTGTAACCAATGTGCAACCAACTCTTTTCCTGTTCCGTTTGGTCCGGTTACTAAAACTCTTGCATCGGTTGGTGCTACTTTTTCAATCATCTCTTTTATTTGAGAAATTGCAGCACTTTCACCAATCATTTCGTAGTTTTTACTTACTTTTTTCTTCAGTCTTTTATTTTCTACAGTCAAAACTTTTTTATCCAAAGCATTTCTAACTGTATTTAAAAGTCTGTTTAAATCTGGTGGTTTAGAAATATAATCGAAAGCACCTAAACGCATTGTATTTACCGCAGTGTCTAAATCTCCATGGCCAGAAATCATAACAATAGGAATTTCTGGTTTTATTTTCTTAGCTTTTTCTAACACCTCAACACCATCCATTTTCGGCATTTTAATATCACATAAAACCAAATCGTAATCGTTATTCATAATCATTTCTATCCCTAACAAACCGTCTTCTGCTTCTTCTACATGATAGGATTCATTTTCTTCAGAAATAATTTTTGTTAGAACCCTTCTAATTGCGGCTTCATCTTCTATAATTAAAATCTTTGACATTATATTTTAAATTTAATACCTGTTCTTAAATAAAACGCATTTACTTTATCTAAAGTATATACATGCTTTCTGTCTTTATCTCTTAAAACATTACTCAACCTAACAGTGTAACCACTATATGCAAACAAAACTAAGTGCTTTGTAAGTTGATAGTCATAGCCCAAACCTGCAACCAATACAGATAAAGAGATATTGTCTGCTTCTTTATTATCCATAATTATTGGCGTCTTTAAATGTGCAAAATAACCATCTAAACCAACAAAGGATTGTAAACTGTTTACTGGGTTTATTTTATATTTTAAATTCATTTTAGGCACACCAACTGTATAAGACCATTTCTCGTTTACTTGCCTAAAATAATTTACTAAAGGTAACGGAAAAGGAATACCTGCAGTTGTATTATATGTTAAACCCAAAGTTAAACGATATGGTTTTATTACACTTTTATCTTTTGTTCTATCTTTTATAAAAAAAAGACCTCCGTTCATAAAAAAATCTTCGCTCGTTATTTTTTTTGTTAAGGTTGCTGCTAATCTAGGTGTAAAACTATAAGCAACTCTCCAATGATCGCTCATTTTATGAGTGTATGCTAAATTTAAATCAATAACATTAATATTCTCTAATAGCGATGTATCAAAAGGATATTCATCTTTTAAGTTTAAAAATATCCTATTAAATTCTGAACCAATTATTAAATAACTATCTTCTTTTATTTTTATAGGATAATTAAAAAGCGCTCTAATTCTAGTATATTGATCATCAGATTTTTTTTTGGGAATAAAAGAATATTCTACTCTTGCTAAATCTGTTAACTGTGCATTTGTTGATAAACTAACAAATAATACTAAAACAATTATACATCTCTTCATTTTAATCCTTATTTAACAAGTCCTTGCGTATTAGAATAAACATGAATATCTCTTTGAGGAAATGGAATTGAAATATTGTGTTCTCTAAATAATCTATCTATTTCAAAACGAATATCACTTTGTGGATATTGTGCTTTAAAACTATCTGCAAGTGTAAATACTACTTTAAAGTTTAACGAACTATCTCCAAAATCTTCAAAAAGCACCGAAACTGGTGGACTAACTAAAACACTTGGGTGAGATTTTGCAGCTTTAATTAACAATTCTTTTACCAATTGCACGTCGCTACCATAAGCAACTCCAACTTTTACAGATTCTCTTGTGGTAGTGCCATTTTGTGTCCAATTATACAAACTGTTGGTTAAATATAAATGATTAGGGATTATTAATACTTTATTATTTAAGGTAACCGCTCTAGTGGTTCTTAATTTTATTTCTTCTACTCTACCAACTTTCCCTTCTAACTCAATAATATCACCAGCATGCACAGATTTATCAATCATTATAAAAACACCCGAAATAATATCTTGAAATAACGTTTGCAAAGCCAAACCAACACCAATTAAAAGTGCTGCAGATGCTGCAAAAAGGGCCGTTAAGTTTACCCCCATTTTACTTATAGTTACTAAAAAAATAACTACATAGATAATCCAAGTTAAATAAGAAAAAATACTTCTAACCTTTAATTCATTCTCTGGCAGTAATTTTCTATTAACTATTTTTTTGAACAATCTTATCACTACAGAAGCAGTTGTTAAAGTAATTGTCAAAATAAGAACATCAAGAATACTGATACTAAAAGTATCTGTTATTACATAGTTTGAATTTATAAAATCTAATATTTTTCTCATTAAAACTAGTATTATCCTTTATATTTTAGCCATTTATACAAATCTTTATAGGTAGCTTTTTTACCATACATTAAAATACCTACTCTATAAATTTTAGCTGCTAACCAAACCATAAATACAAATGTGACTAACAATAATGCCATAGAAATTACCAATTCATACCAAGAAACACCAAAAGGAACTCTCATTAACATTACAATAGGACTTGTAAACGGAATATGAGAAAACAATACGGCAATAGATCCGTGAGGATCATTTATAACGGTTGCAAAACCAACATAAACTCCTAAAATAAGAGGTAACATTATTGGCATCATAAATTGTTGTGTATCTGTTTCATTGTCTACAGCAGCACCAACAGCTGCAAATAAAGAACTATACAACATAAAACCACCTAGAAAGTAAAAAATAAATAACACAAACATTTTTAAAATTGGTAGTTTCAGAATTTCTTGTACAATCATCTGACCTTTATCTCCTGCTGTTGCTTGTTGTACAGCATCCATTTGTTCCGCAGGTATTCTTGCAGATTGTACTTCTACCATATCTACTCCAAAAACAGACTGAGCAACAAACAAAATAACAGATAGTATAATACCCCAAATTAAAAACTGCAGTAAACCGGCAGAGGCATTTCCTAAAATTTTACCCAACATTAGTTGGAATGGTTTTACAGACGAAACAATAATTTCTATAATTCTACTTGTCTTTTCCTCAATAACACTTCTCATTACAGAAGTACCATAAATCATTACAAACATCATTAATAAGTAACCAGCAATAGCCCCGACACCTATTTTTAACCCGTTTATTAATTTGGATGATTCTTCACCTGAAAAATTATACATTTTAATATCTGTATTAATTTTAGAAGCTTCTATTTTCTCTATATCAATACCAAAATTATTCAGTTTTAGATGCCTAATTTTAGTTTCTATTTTATTTTCCATAGAACTCATAACAGACATTCCCGGGGAGTCTGTAGAATAAAACTCTATCGATTTTGCCAACAATTCTAAACTATCTTGTTTCGGGATAATTAGTGCTCCGTAATAATCTCCCTCTTCAACCTTATTCTTTGTTTCTTCAATTCCTAAAGCAGTATAATCTGTATAATGAATGGTTTTAGAATCTTTAAAATCTTCTTTAGAAAACAACCCAGAATTATCTACATAAACGATTTCTTTAACTTTCTCATCATTTTTTTGCATCAGAAAATACACCAAAGCCCCCATACCAATCATTAATAACGGACTTAAAAAAGTCATCATTATAAAAGATTTGTTACGAACCTTTGCAATAAACTCTCTCTGTATAATTAGTTTTAACTTGCTCATTTTATTAATTGTTCTTATTTATTGCCTGAATAAAAATATCATTTGCACTTGGTATCAACTCTACAAAATGCTGCACTTCTCCCTTACTTGTTAAAAATGATAACAAATCGTTTGCAGTATTTCCTTCTGTTAATTTTATATTCATTGTTAAACTGTCATTCAATAATTTAAAGTTTGATGGAAAAACCTCAAAATTCTCTTTTAATTTCGCTTCCACTTCCTTAGGATGATCAGTATGCAAGCCTACTTGAAACGTATGCGTTCTAAACTGACGCTTAATATCGTCTAACTTACCGTCTAAAATTTTGTTCGATTTATCAATCAGAGCAATTTCATCGCACATTTCTTCTACAGATTCCATTCTGTGGGTAGAAAAAATAATGGTTGCACCTTCATCACGAAGCTGTAAAATTTCTTTCGCTATTAATTGTGCATTAATAGGA from Polaribacter sejongensis carries:
- a CDS encoding GIN domain-containing protein, coding for MTKKTTLLLVFVFALFNSSFSQEKIKGNRLISKIKTDLAPFHSVVINNDFKVELAVSNISSSIEIETDKNLHEHIIFNVTDSVLTIATDKKLKAKKLNISVNYKNELKEITLNDDAEIESLGTIKTSSMLLKINDYGIADLKIKSDIFKLFNNNKSRIQFRSKSKLDIESKDVDLDLSESCKVDMVLKAENLHTRMIGNSGLNIEGTANLFNAITLENSALNGEKLNVTTCTSIIKDSAAITVNASESITIEASDKSKTEVYGEAKIILTQFSESSKLFKKEL
- a CDS encoding GNAT family N-acetyltransferase, coding for MKDLEQKLKNPVWYSLNETHNTSLIKYDGVQFYQPNTCSFGSFFDSGKTADALTTHSKITEKFFLVSEKDTPTIDDKYVVLEKKINGCQMVLKNLVAVEITEDIVLLTQEHIDEVYDLIWLVMPGFYQKKGFEMGKFFGIFKENKLVAITGQRMQTDDFIEISSVVTHPDYTRRGYAKQLICHTTKEILKEKKLPILHTNKGNTAIPLYEKLGFKLSRDMNWWLFRRK
- a CDS encoding SGNH/GDSL hydrolase family protein; the protein is MKNKVKYFLGAIISVPLLPFLYFQGKNIRKKVPKLPEAKEPKGFINGHFNKTLNILSIGESTIAGVGVDYHKNGFTGSLSNTLSINLKRNINWRVYARSGYTVDQVCKKIIPKIEETSTDIIVIGMGGNDAFTLNSPKKWANSIENLINLLQNRFPGTPLFFTNMPPIKEFPAFTKPIKFVIGNLVEILGERLQDVTQDRKNVFYYNEVITLKKWSIKHSLSNNNSKIYFSDGVHPSELTYKVWGEEMGNFITKKIPS
- a CDS encoding DUF6952 family protein; the protein is MKLPVIKHLTNFIEENDQDYVLETIETLEALTEVPSLKDEELDVIGELISNMYGALEVDKMVKEGTPKKEALNTFMKRVLGSIDQ
- a CDS encoding thioredoxin family protein, translated to MVQELTEDNLQEIVNGNNKVVVQYSATWCGNCRIMKPKFKKLASENENVTFVIADAEKFPESRKLADVSNLPTFATFEGGSLKNQTQTNKFDVLKDLVNEVI
- a CDS encoding peroxiredoxin, yielding MATAVGKKFPDLNVDAMNEMGDTFKVNVLEEAVNNNKKVVLFWYPKDFTFVCPTELHAFQAALGEFEKRNTIVIGASCDTPEVHFAWLSQAKDNGGIEGVTYPLLADSNRNLSSILGILDITNETFDEATQTIQVEGDNVTYRATYIIDEEGVVQHESINNMPLGRNVGEYLRLIDALTHVQEKGEVCPANWEEGKDAMSPDAKGTAAYLASH
- the katG gene encoding catalase/peroxidase HPI, which encodes MENLKHSSGDISQCPFHGGNTTNETNNDWWPNSLNLDILHQHDTKVNPLGEEFNYHEALKSLNVQALKEDVTKLMTDSQDWWPADWGHYGGLMIRLSWHSAGSYRVSDGRGGGGTGNQRFAPLNSWPDNASLDKARRLLWPIKKKYGDKLSWADLIILAGTIAYESMGLKTYGFAFGRTDIWQPEKDTYWGNEKEWLAPSDERYNDVEDASTMENPLAAVQMGLIYVNPEGVNGKSDPAKTALHIRETFARMAMDDEETAALTAGGHTVGKAHGNGDASILGPEPEAAPIENQGFGWSNPTGTGVGRDTVTSGIEGAWTTEPTKWDNGFFDLLFGYEWELTKSPAGATQWAPINIKEEDKPVDVEDPSIRLNPMMTDADMAMKVDPIYREICEKFSKDHQYFSETFARAWFKLTHRDMGPKVRYYGPDVPSEDLIWQDPIPIGKKEYDVNLVKEKISNTDLTIAELVSTAWDSARTYRGSDMRGGANGARIRLAPQKDWAGNEPERLAKVLNVLTPIATEFGISIADTIVLAGNVGVEKAIKNAGFNTTVPFTTGRGDATDEMTDAASFEPLEPVADGYRNWLKQEYIVSPEEMMLDKTQLLGLTAPEMTILIGGMRVLGTNYGGTKHGVFTDNEGALTNDFFVNLTDMGNTWKSVGEGLYEIRDRKTDAFKWSATSVDLVFGSNSILRSYAEVFAQDDNKEKFVHAFVKAWAKVMNADRFDVK
- a CDS encoding ankyrin repeat domain-containing protein; this translates as MNILNTFFDAIQSVNINVIETLLKRFPKLANAQDKRGFTPLVFATYFDKIEIAETLIKHNANVNHKDAKGNTALLGVAFKGNVDIAKLLLKNNANINAQNNLGYTPLIFATIYNQPKMVAFLLEQNADLSLKDKENKSALDTAKAKDFTEIISLLETQEATYLQTF
- a CDS encoding sigma-54-dependent transcriptional regulator, whose translation is MSKILIIEDEAAIRRVLTKIISEENESYHVEEAEDGLLGIEMIMNNDYDLVLCDIKMPKMDGVEVLEKAKKIKPEIPIVMISGHGDLDTAVNTMRLGAFDYISKPPDLNRLLNTVRNALDKKVLTVENKRLKKKVSKNYEMIGESAAISQIKEMIEKVAPTDARVLVTGPNGTGKELVAHWLHEKSDRSKGSLIEVNCAAIPSELIESELFGHVKGSFTGANKDRAGKFEAANGGTIFLDEIGDMSLSAQAKVLRALQENKIQRVGSDRDIKVNVRIVAATNKNLKVEIEEGRFREDLYHRLAVILIQVPSLNDRREDIPLLVDFFTGKISVEQGTPKKSFSSDAIKLLQEYDWTGNIRELRNVVERLIILGEKEVSANDIKMFASK
- a CDS encoding DUF6268 family outer membrane beta-barrel protein; translated protein: MKRCIIVLVLFVSLSTNAQLTDLARVEYSFIPKKKSDDQYTRIRALFNYPIKIKEDSYLIIGSEFNRIFLNLKDEYPFDTSLLENINVIDLNLAYTHKMSDHWRVAYSFTPRLAATLTKKITSEDFFMNGGLFFIKDRTKDKSVIKPYRLTLGLTYNTTAGIPFPLPLVNYFRQVNEKWSYTVGVPKMNLKYKINPVNSLQSFVGLDGYFAHLKTPIIMDNKEADNISLSVLVAGLGYDYQLTKHLVLFAYSGYTVRLSNVLRDKDRKHVYTLDKVNAFYLRTGIKFKI
- a CDS encoding mechanosensitive ion channel family protein, with the translated sequence MRKILDFINSNYVITDTFSISILDVLILTITLTTASVVIRLFKKIVNRKLLPENELKVRSIFSYLTWIIYVVIFLVTISKMGVNLTALFAASAALLIGVGLALQTLFQDIISGVFIMIDKSVHAGDIIELEGKVGRVEEIKLRTTRAVTLNNKVLIIPNHLYLTNSLYNWTQNGTTTRESVKVGVAYGSDVQLVKELLIKAAKSHPSVLVSPPVSVLFEDFGDSSLNFKVVFTLADSFKAQYPQSDIRFEIDRLFREHNISIPFPQRDIHVYSNTQGLVK